A genome region from Macaca nemestrina isolate mMacNem1 chromosome 15, mMacNem.hap1, whole genome shotgun sequence includes the following:
- the LOC105487239 gene encoding coiled-coil domain-containing protein 157 isoform X5, with product MAHLLGSQACMDSLRTDLTDLQGAIIDVFSRAGPVRFPSWKFPDCMACDLDMVALLEHYDHVPGDPEFTQLSHVVLLELVIDRLLLLLQSCMSYLENLGSEQMMPPARATGPCMSVGLTVRRFWDSLLKLGTLHQQPLPQKGANQRETPTSKPTKGEPPRSPECLPAKFIKPSSPVPGLPQTCQEPESIPVRASLQFPATTSRNTRSVYSQTIETALVPCDACASVQGSLQKVGKAVISLCQSQNLPSSLGQFQQLVQDSMGLRPLPAATVGRWAAEQRKDLKRLCKHVEALRAQLEEAEGQKDGLRKQAGKLEQALKQEQGARRRQAEEDEQCLSEWERDKQQLLTETSDLKTKMATLERELKQQQESTQAMETKAQQLQEEGERRAAAERQVQQLEEQVQLLVGRLEGAGQQICWASTELDKEKARVDSMVRHQEVSAVTQASGATDSDAYSSLQQQESLQAKQRALLKQLDSLDQEREELRGSLDEAEAQRAHVEEQLQSEREQGQCQLRAQQELLQSLQREKQDLEQATTDLRLTILELERELVELRERERLLVAFPDLHQPTETQIQIHGPVPLGTGGRSSSVESQITCPTDSGNVTDHMERQVQANDIRIQVLQEENGRLQSMLSKIREVAQQGGLKLIPQDRLWSPSSKGTQGATQPVQAQSTSPGPLGRQHLPGSKTGRTLLGQPCASPPRQQPCASPPRQPCSQPSKSLLEGVTHLDTCTQNPIKALVRLRKRLSPGRGQASSAHQPQERPM from the exons ATGGCGCACCTGCTGGGCAGCCAGGCCTGCATGGACAGCCTGCGCACAGACCTCACCGACCTGCAGGGTGCCATCATAGACGTCTTCTCCCGTGCCGGGCCTGTGCGCTTCCCCTCCTGGAAGTTCCCTGACTGCATGGCCTGTGACCTCGACATGGTGGCCCTGCTGGAGCACTATGACCATGTTCCGGGTGACCCCGAGTTCACGCAGCTGTCCCATGTTGTGCTGCTGGAGCTGGTCATCGACAG gctcctgctgctgcttcaaAGCTGCATGAGCTACTTGGAGAACCTTGGCTCCGAGCAGATGATGCCCCCTGCACGGGCTACGGGGCCCTGCATGTCCGTGGGGCTCACGGTGCGGCGCTTCTGGGATAGCCTGCTGAAGCTAGGCACGCTCCACCAGCAGCCACTCCCCCAG AAAGGGGCAAACCAAAGAGAGACTCCCACCTCCAAGCCCACCAAGGGCGAGCCACCCAGGAGCCCTGAATGTCTGCCTGCCAAGTTCATCAAGCCCTCCTCCCCAGTGCCAGGCTTGCCCCAGACCTGCCAAGAGCCAGAGAGCATCCCTGTCAGAGCCTCCCTGCAGTTCCCAGCCACGACCTCCAGGAACACCAGGAGTGTCTACTCCCAGACCATTGAGACGGCCCTGGTGCCCTGTGACGCATGCGCCAGCGTCCAGGGAAGCCTGCAGAAGGTGGGCAAGGCGGTCATCAGCCTGTGTCAGAGCCAGAACTTGCCTTCATCCTTAGGCCAGTTCCAGCAACTGGTACAGGACAGCATGGGGCTCAGGCCACTGCCAGCTGCCACAGTGGGCcgctgggcagcagagcaaaggAAAGACCTGAAGCGCCTCTGTAAGCATGTGGAGGCCCTCAGGGCCCAGCTGGAGGAGGCCGAGGGGCAGAAGGATGGCCTGAGGAAGCAGGCGGGCAAGCTGGAGCAGGCGCTGAAACAGGAGCAGGGGGCGCGGCGGCGACAGGCAGAGGAGGATGAGCAGTGCCTGTCCGAGTGGGAGCGTGACAAACAGCAGCTGCTCACAG AAACAAGTGACCTAAAGACAAAGATGGCCACCCTGGAGAGAGAACTGAAACAGCAGCAGGAGTCCACGCAGGCTATGG AGACAAAGGCCCAGCAGCTGCAGGAGGAAGGCGAGCGCAGGGCGGCAGCAGAGAGGCAGGTGCAGCAGCTGGAGGAGCAGGTGCAGCTGTTGGTGGGTCGGCTGGAGGGTGCTGGCCAGCAGATCTGCTGGGCCAGCACGGAGCTGGATAAGGAGAAGGCCCGTGTTGACAGCATGGTCCGCCACCAGGAG GTGTCTGCTGTGACCCAGGCTTCAGGAGCCACAGACTCTGATGCTTACTCCTCGCTACAGCAACAGGAG TCCCTGCAGGCCAAGCAGCGAGCCCTGCTAAAGCAGCTGGACAGCCTGGACCAGGAACGTGAGGAGCTGCGGGGCAGCCTGGATGAGGCTGAGGCCCAGCGGGCCCACGTGGAGGAGCAGCTGCAGAGCGAGCGGGAGCAGGGGCAGTGCCAGCTCAGGGCCCAGCAG GAGCTGCTGCAGAGCCTGCAGAGGGAGAAGCAAGACCTGGAGCAGGCAACTACGGACCTGCGGCTAACCATCCTGGAGCTAGAGCGGGAGCTGGTGGAGCTGAGGGAGCGGGAGCGGCTGCTGGTGGCCTTCCCAGACCTGCACCAGCCCACTGAGACCCAGATCCAGATCCATG GTCCTGTCCCATTGGGCACAGGAGGCAGATCCAGCAGCGTGGAATCCCAGATAACATGTCCCACAGACTCTGGCAACGTCACAGATCACATGGAGAGGCAAGTGCAGGCCAACGACATCCGCATCCAGGTCCTACAGGAGGAGAACGGGCGGCTCCAATCAATGCTGTCCAAAATCCGGGAAGTGGCCCAGCAGGGTGGCCTCAAG ctgATCCCGCAGGACCGGCTCTGGTCCCCTTCTAGCAAGGGAACCCAGGGAGCAACACAGCCAGTCCAGGCCCAGAGCACATCCCCAGG GCCGTTGGGCAGACAGCACCTTCCTGGCAGCAAGACGGGCAGGACCCTGCTGGGCCAGCCCTGCGCATCCCCACCTCGGCA GCAGCCCTGCGCATCCCCACCTCGGCAGCCCTGCAGCCAGCCCAGCAAGTCCTTGCTGGAGGGTGTGACCCACTTGGATACCTGCACCCAGAACCCCATCAAGGCCTTGGTCAGGCTGAGGAAGAGACTGTCACCTGGCCGGGGACAGGCCAGCTCTGCACACCAGCCCCAGGAGCGGCCCATGTAG
- the LOC105487239 gene encoding coiled-coil domain-containing protein 157 isoform X4: protein MAHLLGSQACMDSLRTDLTDLQGAIIDVFSRAGPVRFPSWKFPDCMACDLDMVALLEHYDHVPGDPEFTQLSHVVLLELVIDRLLLLLQSCMSYLENLGSEQMMPPARATGPCMSVGLTVRRFWDSLLKLGTLHQQPLPQKGANQRETPTSKPTKGEPPRSPECLPAKFIKPSSPVPGLPQTCQEPESIPVRASLQFPATTSRNTRSVYSQTIETALVPCDACASVQGSLQKVGKAVISLCQSQNLPSSLGQFQQLVQDSMGLRPLPAATVGRWAAEQRKDLKRLCKHVEALRAQLEEAEGQKDGLRKQAGKLEQALKQEQGARRRQAEEDEQCLSEWERDKQQLLTETSDLKTKMATLERELKQQQESTQAMETKAQQLQEEGERRAAAERQVQQLEEQVQLLVGRLEGAGQQICWASTELDKEKARVDSMVRHQESLQAKQRALLKQLDSLDQEREELRGSLDEAEAQRAHVEEQLQSEREQGQCQLRAQQELLQSLQREKQDLEQATTDLRLTILELERELVELRERERLLVAFPDLHQPTETQIQIHGPVPLGTGGRSSSVESQITCPTDSGNVTDHMERQVQANDIRIQVLQEENGRLQSMLSKIREVAQQGGLKLIPQDRLWSPSSKGTQGATQPVQAQSTSPGPLGRQHLPGSKTGRTLLGQPCASPPRQPCASPPWQQPCASPPRQQPCASPPRQPCASPPRQPCSQPSKSLLEGVTHLDTCTQNPIKALVRLRKRLSPGRGQASSAHQPQERPM from the exons ATGGCGCACCTGCTGGGCAGCCAGGCCTGCATGGACAGCCTGCGCACAGACCTCACCGACCTGCAGGGTGCCATCATAGACGTCTTCTCCCGTGCCGGGCCTGTGCGCTTCCCCTCCTGGAAGTTCCCTGACTGCATGGCCTGTGACCTCGACATGGTGGCCCTGCTGGAGCACTATGACCATGTTCCGGGTGACCCCGAGTTCACGCAGCTGTCCCATGTTGTGCTGCTGGAGCTGGTCATCGACAG gctcctgctgctgcttcaaAGCTGCATGAGCTACTTGGAGAACCTTGGCTCCGAGCAGATGATGCCCCCTGCACGGGCTACGGGGCCCTGCATGTCCGTGGGGCTCACGGTGCGGCGCTTCTGGGATAGCCTGCTGAAGCTAGGCACGCTCCACCAGCAGCCACTCCCCCAG AAAGGGGCAAACCAAAGAGAGACTCCCACCTCCAAGCCCACCAAGGGCGAGCCACCCAGGAGCCCTGAATGTCTGCCTGCCAAGTTCATCAAGCCCTCCTCCCCAGTGCCAGGCTTGCCCCAGACCTGCCAAGAGCCAGAGAGCATCCCTGTCAGAGCCTCCCTGCAGTTCCCAGCCACGACCTCCAGGAACACCAGGAGTGTCTACTCCCAGACCATTGAGACGGCCCTGGTGCCCTGTGACGCATGCGCCAGCGTCCAGGGAAGCCTGCAGAAGGTGGGCAAGGCGGTCATCAGCCTGTGTCAGAGCCAGAACTTGCCTTCATCCTTAGGCCAGTTCCAGCAACTGGTACAGGACAGCATGGGGCTCAGGCCACTGCCAGCTGCCACAGTGGGCcgctgggcagcagagcaaaggAAAGACCTGAAGCGCCTCTGTAAGCATGTGGAGGCCCTCAGGGCCCAGCTGGAGGAGGCCGAGGGGCAGAAGGATGGCCTGAGGAAGCAGGCGGGCAAGCTGGAGCAGGCGCTGAAACAGGAGCAGGGGGCGCGGCGGCGACAGGCAGAGGAGGATGAGCAGTGCCTGTCCGAGTGGGAGCGTGACAAACAGCAGCTGCTCACAG AAACAAGTGACCTAAAGACAAAGATGGCCACCCTGGAGAGAGAACTGAAACAGCAGCAGGAGTCCACGCAGGCTATGG AGACAAAGGCCCAGCAGCTGCAGGAGGAAGGCGAGCGCAGGGCGGCAGCAGAGAGGCAGGTGCAGCAGCTGGAGGAGCAGGTGCAGCTGTTGGTGGGTCGGCTGGAGGGTGCTGGCCAGCAGATCTGCTGGGCCAGCACGGAGCTGGATAAGGAGAAGGCCCGTGTTGACAGCATGGTCCGCCACCAGGAG TCCCTGCAGGCCAAGCAGCGAGCCCTGCTAAAGCAGCTGGACAGCCTGGACCAGGAACGTGAGGAGCTGCGGGGCAGCCTGGATGAGGCTGAGGCCCAGCGGGCCCACGTGGAGGAGCAGCTGCAGAGCGAGCGGGAGCAGGGGCAGTGCCAGCTCAGGGCCCAGCAG GAGCTGCTGCAGAGCCTGCAGAGGGAGAAGCAAGACCTGGAGCAGGCAACTACGGACCTGCGGCTAACCATCCTGGAGCTAGAGCGGGAGCTGGTGGAGCTGAGGGAGCGGGAGCGGCTGCTGGTGGCCTTCCCAGACCTGCACCAGCCCACTGAGACCCAGATCCAGATCCATG GTCCTGTCCCATTGGGCACAGGAGGCAGATCCAGCAGCGTGGAATCCCAGATAACATGTCCCACAGACTCTGGCAACGTCACAGATCACATGGAGAGGCAAGTGCAGGCCAACGACATCCGCATCCAGGTCCTACAGGAGGAGAACGGGCGGCTCCAATCAATGCTGTCCAAAATCCGGGAAGTGGCCCAGCAGGGTGGCCTCAAG ctgATCCCGCAGGACCGGCTCTGGTCCCCTTCTAGCAAGGGAACCCAGGGAGCAACACAGCCAGTCCAGGCCCAGAGCACATCCCCAGG GCCGTTGGGCAGACAGCACCTTCCTGGCAGCAAGACGGGCAGGACCCTGCTGGGCCAGCCCTGCGCATCCCCACCTCGGCAGCCCTGCGCATCCCCACCTTGGCAGCAGCCCTGCGCATCCCCACCTCGGCAGCAGCCCTGCGCATCCCCACCTCGGCAGCCCTGCGCATCCCCACCTCGGCAGCCCTGCAGCCAGCCCAGCAAGTCCTTGCTGGAGGGTGTGACCCACTTGGATACCTGCACCCAGAACCCCATCAAGGCCTTGGTCAGGCTGAGGAAGAGACTGTCACCTGGCCGGGGACAGGCCAGCTCTGCACACCAGCCCCAGGAGCGGCCCATGTAG
- the LOC105487239 gene encoding coiled-coil domain-containing protein 157 isoform X1, with protein MAHLLGSQACMDSLRTDLTDLQGAIIDVFSRAGPVRFPSWKFPDCMACDLDMVALLEHYDHVPGDPEFTQLSHVVLLELVIDRLLLLLQSCMSYLENLGSEQMMPPARATGPCMSVGLTVRRFWDSLLKLGTLHQQPLPQKGANQRETPTSKPTKGEPPRSPECLPAKFIKPSSPVPGLPQTCQEPESIPVRASLQFPATTSRNTRSVYSQTIETALVPCDACASVQGSLQKVGKAVISLCQSQNLPSSLGQFQQLVQDSMGLRPLPAATVGRWAAEQRKDLKRLCKHVEALRAQLEEAEGQKDGLRKQAGKLEQALKQEQGARRRQAEEDEQCLSEWERDKQQLLTETSDLKTKMATLERELKQQQESTQAMETKAQQLQEEGERRAAAERQVQQLEEQVQLLVGRLEGAGQQICWASTELDKEKARVDSMVRHQEVSAVTQASGATDSDAYSSLQQQESLQAKQRALLKQLDSLDQEREELRGSLDEAEAQRAHVEEQLQSEREQGQCQLRAQQELLQSLQREKQDLEQATTDLRLTILELERELVELRERERLLVAFPDLHQPTETQIQIHGPVPLGTGGRSSSVESQITCPTDSGNVTDHMERQVQANDIRIQVLQEENGRLQSMLSKIREVAQQGGLKLIPQDRLWSPSSKGTQGATQPVQAQSTSPGPLGRQHLPGSKTGRTLLGQPCASPPRQPCASPPWQQPCASPPRQQPCASPPRQPCASPPRQPCSQPSKSLLEGVTHLDTCTQNPIKALVRLRKRLSPGRGQASSAHQPQERPM; from the exons ATGGCGCACCTGCTGGGCAGCCAGGCCTGCATGGACAGCCTGCGCACAGACCTCACCGACCTGCAGGGTGCCATCATAGACGTCTTCTCCCGTGCCGGGCCTGTGCGCTTCCCCTCCTGGAAGTTCCCTGACTGCATGGCCTGTGACCTCGACATGGTGGCCCTGCTGGAGCACTATGACCATGTTCCGGGTGACCCCGAGTTCACGCAGCTGTCCCATGTTGTGCTGCTGGAGCTGGTCATCGACAG gctcctgctgctgcttcaaAGCTGCATGAGCTACTTGGAGAACCTTGGCTCCGAGCAGATGATGCCCCCTGCACGGGCTACGGGGCCCTGCATGTCCGTGGGGCTCACGGTGCGGCGCTTCTGGGATAGCCTGCTGAAGCTAGGCACGCTCCACCAGCAGCCACTCCCCCAG AAAGGGGCAAACCAAAGAGAGACTCCCACCTCCAAGCCCACCAAGGGCGAGCCACCCAGGAGCCCTGAATGTCTGCCTGCCAAGTTCATCAAGCCCTCCTCCCCAGTGCCAGGCTTGCCCCAGACCTGCCAAGAGCCAGAGAGCATCCCTGTCAGAGCCTCCCTGCAGTTCCCAGCCACGACCTCCAGGAACACCAGGAGTGTCTACTCCCAGACCATTGAGACGGCCCTGGTGCCCTGTGACGCATGCGCCAGCGTCCAGGGAAGCCTGCAGAAGGTGGGCAAGGCGGTCATCAGCCTGTGTCAGAGCCAGAACTTGCCTTCATCCTTAGGCCAGTTCCAGCAACTGGTACAGGACAGCATGGGGCTCAGGCCACTGCCAGCTGCCACAGTGGGCcgctgggcagcagagcaaaggAAAGACCTGAAGCGCCTCTGTAAGCATGTGGAGGCCCTCAGGGCCCAGCTGGAGGAGGCCGAGGGGCAGAAGGATGGCCTGAGGAAGCAGGCGGGCAAGCTGGAGCAGGCGCTGAAACAGGAGCAGGGGGCGCGGCGGCGACAGGCAGAGGAGGATGAGCAGTGCCTGTCCGAGTGGGAGCGTGACAAACAGCAGCTGCTCACAG AAACAAGTGACCTAAAGACAAAGATGGCCACCCTGGAGAGAGAACTGAAACAGCAGCAGGAGTCCACGCAGGCTATGG AGACAAAGGCCCAGCAGCTGCAGGAGGAAGGCGAGCGCAGGGCGGCAGCAGAGAGGCAGGTGCAGCAGCTGGAGGAGCAGGTGCAGCTGTTGGTGGGTCGGCTGGAGGGTGCTGGCCAGCAGATCTGCTGGGCCAGCACGGAGCTGGATAAGGAGAAGGCCCGTGTTGACAGCATGGTCCGCCACCAGGAG GTGTCTGCTGTGACCCAGGCTTCAGGAGCCACAGACTCTGATGCTTACTCCTCGCTACAGCAACAGGAG TCCCTGCAGGCCAAGCAGCGAGCCCTGCTAAAGCAGCTGGACAGCCTGGACCAGGAACGTGAGGAGCTGCGGGGCAGCCTGGATGAGGCTGAGGCCCAGCGGGCCCACGTGGAGGAGCAGCTGCAGAGCGAGCGGGAGCAGGGGCAGTGCCAGCTCAGGGCCCAGCAG GAGCTGCTGCAGAGCCTGCAGAGGGAGAAGCAAGACCTGGAGCAGGCAACTACGGACCTGCGGCTAACCATCCTGGAGCTAGAGCGGGAGCTGGTGGAGCTGAGGGAGCGGGAGCGGCTGCTGGTGGCCTTCCCAGACCTGCACCAGCCCACTGAGACCCAGATCCAGATCCATG GTCCTGTCCCATTGGGCACAGGAGGCAGATCCAGCAGCGTGGAATCCCAGATAACATGTCCCACAGACTCTGGCAACGTCACAGATCACATGGAGAGGCAAGTGCAGGCCAACGACATCCGCATCCAGGTCCTACAGGAGGAGAACGGGCGGCTCCAATCAATGCTGTCCAAAATCCGGGAAGTGGCCCAGCAGGGTGGCCTCAAG ctgATCCCGCAGGACCGGCTCTGGTCCCCTTCTAGCAAGGGAACCCAGGGAGCAACACAGCCAGTCCAGGCCCAGAGCACATCCCCAGG GCCGTTGGGCAGACAGCACCTTCCTGGCAGCAAGACGGGCAGGACCCTGCTGGGCCAGCCCTGCGCATCCCCACCTCGGCAGCCCTGCGCATCCCCACCTTGGCAGCAGCCCTGCGCATCCCCACCTCGGCAGCAGCCCTGCGCATCCCCACCTCGGCAGCCCTGCGCATCCCCACCTCGGCAGCCCTGCAGCCAGCCCAGCAAGTCCTTGCTGGAGGGTGTGACCCACTTGGATACCTGCACCCAGAACCCCATCAAGGCCTTGGTCAGGCTGAGGAAGAGACTGTCACCTGGCCGGGGACAGGCCAGCTCTGCACACCAGCCCCAGGAGCGGCCCATGTAG
- the LOC105487239 gene encoding coiled-coil domain-containing protein 157 isoform X3, producing the protein MAHLLGSQACMDSLRTDLTDLQGAIIDVFSRAGPVRFPSWKFPDCMACDLDMVALLEHYDHVPGDPEFTQLSHVVLLELVIDRLLLLLQSCMSYLENLGSEQMMPPARATGPCMSVGLTVRRFWDSLLKLGTLHQQPLPQKGANQRETPTSKPTKGEPPRSPECLPAKFIKPSSPVPGLPQTCQEPESIPVRASLQFPATTSRNTRSVYSQTIETALVPCDACASVQGSLQKVGKAVISLCQSQNLPSSLGQFQQLVQDSMGLRPLPAATVGRWAAEQRKDLKRLCKHVEALRAQLEEAEGQKDGLRKQAGKLEQALKQEQGARRRQAEEDEQCLSEWERDKQQLLTETSDLKTKMATLERELKQQQESTQAMETKAQQLQEEGERRAAAERQVQQLEEQVQLLVGRLEGAGQQICWASTELDKEKARVDSMVRHQEVSAVTQASGATDSDAYSSLQQQESLQAKQRALLKQLDSLDQEREELRGSLDEAEAQRAHVEEQLQSEREQGQCQLRAQQELLQSLQREKQDLEQATTDLRLTILELERELVELRERERLLVAFPDLHQPTETQIQIHDSGNVTDHMERQVQANDIRIQVLQEENGRLQSMLSKIREVAQQGGLKLIPQDRLWSPSSKGTQGATQPVQAQSTSPGPLGRQHLPGSKTGRTLLGQPCASPPRQPCASPPWQQPCASPPRQQPCASPPRQPCASPPRQPCSQPSKSLLEGVTHLDTCTQNPIKALVRLRKRLSPGRGQASSAHQPQERPM; encoded by the exons ATGGCGCACCTGCTGGGCAGCCAGGCCTGCATGGACAGCCTGCGCACAGACCTCACCGACCTGCAGGGTGCCATCATAGACGTCTTCTCCCGTGCCGGGCCTGTGCGCTTCCCCTCCTGGAAGTTCCCTGACTGCATGGCCTGTGACCTCGACATGGTGGCCCTGCTGGAGCACTATGACCATGTTCCGGGTGACCCCGAGTTCACGCAGCTGTCCCATGTTGTGCTGCTGGAGCTGGTCATCGACAG gctcctgctgctgcttcaaAGCTGCATGAGCTACTTGGAGAACCTTGGCTCCGAGCAGATGATGCCCCCTGCACGGGCTACGGGGCCCTGCATGTCCGTGGGGCTCACGGTGCGGCGCTTCTGGGATAGCCTGCTGAAGCTAGGCACGCTCCACCAGCAGCCACTCCCCCAG AAAGGGGCAAACCAAAGAGAGACTCCCACCTCCAAGCCCACCAAGGGCGAGCCACCCAGGAGCCCTGAATGTCTGCCTGCCAAGTTCATCAAGCCCTCCTCCCCAGTGCCAGGCTTGCCCCAGACCTGCCAAGAGCCAGAGAGCATCCCTGTCAGAGCCTCCCTGCAGTTCCCAGCCACGACCTCCAGGAACACCAGGAGTGTCTACTCCCAGACCATTGAGACGGCCCTGGTGCCCTGTGACGCATGCGCCAGCGTCCAGGGAAGCCTGCAGAAGGTGGGCAAGGCGGTCATCAGCCTGTGTCAGAGCCAGAACTTGCCTTCATCCTTAGGCCAGTTCCAGCAACTGGTACAGGACAGCATGGGGCTCAGGCCACTGCCAGCTGCCACAGTGGGCcgctgggcagcagagcaaaggAAAGACCTGAAGCGCCTCTGTAAGCATGTGGAGGCCCTCAGGGCCCAGCTGGAGGAGGCCGAGGGGCAGAAGGATGGCCTGAGGAAGCAGGCGGGCAAGCTGGAGCAGGCGCTGAAACAGGAGCAGGGGGCGCGGCGGCGACAGGCAGAGGAGGATGAGCAGTGCCTGTCCGAGTGGGAGCGTGACAAACAGCAGCTGCTCACAG AAACAAGTGACCTAAAGACAAAGATGGCCACCCTGGAGAGAGAACTGAAACAGCAGCAGGAGTCCACGCAGGCTATGG AGACAAAGGCCCAGCAGCTGCAGGAGGAAGGCGAGCGCAGGGCGGCAGCAGAGAGGCAGGTGCAGCAGCTGGAGGAGCAGGTGCAGCTGTTGGTGGGTCGGCTGGAGGGTGCTGGCCAGCAGATCTGCTGGGCCAGCACGGAGCTGGATAAGGAGAAGGCCCGTGTTGACAGCATGGTCCGCCACCAGGAG GTGTCTGCTGTGACCCAGGCTTCAGGAGCCACAGACTCTGATGCTTACTCCTCGCTACAGCAACAGGAG TCCCTGCAGGCCAAGCAGCGAGCCCTGCTAAAGCAGCTGGACAGCCTGGACCAGGAACGTGAGGAGCTGCGGGGCAGCCTGGATGAGGCTGAGGCCCAGCGGGCCCACGTGGAGGAGCAGCTGCAGAGCGAGCGGGAGCAGGGGCAGTGCCAGCTCAGGGCCCAGCAG GAGCTGCTGCAGAGCCTGCAGAGGGAGAAGCAAGACCTGGAGCAGGCAACTACGGACCTGCGGCTAACCATCCTGGAGCTAGAGCGGGAGCTGGTGGAGCTGAGGGAGCGGGAGCGGCTGCTGGTGGCCTTCCCAGACCTGCACCAGCCCACTGAGACCCAGATCCAGATCCATG ACTCTGGCAACGTCACAGATCACATGGAGAGGCAAGTGCAGGCCAACGACATCCGCATCCAGGTCCTACAGGAGGAGAACGGGCGGCTCCAATCAATGCTGTCCAAAATCCGGGAAGTGGCCCAGCAGGGTGGCCTCAAG ctgATCCCGCAGGACCGGCTCTGGTCCCCTTCTAGCAAGGGAACCCAGGGAGCAACACAGCCAGTCCAGGCCCAGAGCACATCCCCAGG GCCGTTGGGCAGACAGCACCTTCCTGGCAGCAAGACGGGCAGGACCCTGCTGGGCCAGCCCTGCGCATCCCCACCTCGGCAGCCCTGCGCATCCCCACCTTGGCAGCAGCCCTGCGCATCCCCACCTCGGCAGCAGCCCTGCGCATCCCCACCTCGGCAGCCCTGCGCATCCCCACCTCGGCAGCCCTGCAGCCAGCCCAGCAAGTCCTTGCTGGAGGGTGTGACCCACTTGGATACCTGCACCCAGAACCCCATCAAGGCCTTGGTCAGGCTGAGGAAGAGACTGTCACCTGGCCGGGGACAGGCCAGCTCTGCACACCAGCCCCAGGAGCGGCCCATGTAG